In Asanoa sp. WMMD1127, one genomic interval encodes:
- the moaC gene encoding cyclic pyranopterin monophosphate synthase MoaC, whose product MGEAHLTHVDEGGAARMVDVSAKDVSARRATAAGQLKTTAEVVDLLRRDGLPKGDALAVARIAGIMGAKKTPDIVPLCHPIALTGVTVEFVLGETTVEITAVTRTADRTGVEMEALTAVATAGLALVDMVKAVDPAASITDVRVLRKEGGKTGLWTREDEQ is encoded by the coding sequence GTGGGCGAAGCACATCTGACGCATGTCGACGAGGGCGGAGCGGCCCGCATGGTCGACGTCTCCGCCAAGGACGTCTCGGCCCGCCGGGCCACCGCCGCCGGCCAGTTGAAAACCACCGCCGAGGTGGTCGACCTGCTGCGCCGGGACGGGCTGCCCAAGGGTGACGCGCTCGCGGTGGCGCGGATCGCCGGCATCATGGGCGCCAAGAAGACGCCCGACATCGTGCCGCTCTGCCACCCGATCGCGTTGACCGGGGTGACCGTCGAGTTCGTGCTCGGCGAGACGACCGTCGAGATCACGGCAGTCACCCGCACCGCCGACCGCACCGGCGTCGAGATGGAGGCGTTGACCGCGGTGGCCACCGCCGGCCTCGCCCTGGTCGACATGGTCAAGGCGGTCGACCCGGCCGCGTCGATCACCGACGTGCGGGTGCTCCGCAAGGAGGGCGGCAAGACCGGTCTCTGGACCAGGGAGGACGAACAGTGA
- a CDS encoding zf-TFIIB domain-containing protein: MMQMTCPKCRGEMRTYERSGVTIDQCGECRGIFLDRGELEKLFEAEANWNRQHSSAPPAPGQPAHSGGYAPPPPPPPGGHAPGYGQPSHVPPPPPPAHYPPQPAYGQHGGQYGYHGHYRNKRHKKGFLGELFD; the protein is encoded by the coding sequence GTGATGCAGATGACCTGTCCGAAGTGTCGTGGCGAGATGCGTACCTACGAGCGCAGTGGCGTGACCATCGACCAGTGCGGCGAGTGCCGTGGGATCTTCCTCGACCGCGGCGAGCTCGAGAAGCTTTTCGAGGCCGAGGCCAACTGGAACCGTCAACACTCCTCCGCACCGCCCGCGCCCGGGCAACCGGCGCACTCCGGTGGCTACGCCCCACCGCCCCCGCCACCGCCGGGTGGCCACGCGCCGGGCTACGGGCAGCCGAGCCACGTGCCGCCGCCGCCCCCGCCGGCGCACTACCCGCCGCAGCCGGCCTACGGTCAGCACGGCGGGCAATACGGCTACCACGGCCACTACCGCAACAAGCGTCACAAGAAGGGCTTCCTGGGCGAGCTGTTCGACTGA
- a CDS encoding glycosyltransferase 87 family protein, protein MITWSRLDRAAGGLAFDLGLYALSAGFAAITAVTSTLLPHRAWGGVAAIGYAVAAVAVLTQWLAGNRDPRLRAAITGFAWVATAWVPMLIQSVERAGGRTDRAQEEVLVVEDGGSRLLHHATPYLSDDTIARLPADERLLGYLPYQPGMSLFGLPRALAGDAWWTDARIWFLLATTAALGLTIALVRGPRVLRAVQLTTVLPVCALTAATGGDDLPVLALCLLALALCARERWGWAGVAAGLAAALKLLALPILAVLIIHALTRRRLGRFALGALGLPVLAVVPPLLRDPGALVDNVIGFPLGHGVVTSPAASPFPGRLIATGLPAGRVIALGLLLLAGLAIAVWLVRRPPTTAAAAALISGYGLLAAIFLMPSTRFGYLLYPVALLAWAPALTAAASVTERPDRVEEAADGRATAYT, encoded by the coding sequence ATGATCACCTGGTCCCGGCTCGACCGTGCGGCCGGCGGCCTGGCCTTCGATCTCGGCCTCTACGCGCTGTCGGCCGGCTTCGCCGCGATCACGGCGGTTACCTCGACCCTGTTGCCGCATCGAGCGTGGGGTGGCGTGGCCGCGATCGGGTACGCCGTGGCGGCCGTCGCCGTGCTCACGCAGTGGCTCGCCGGCAACCGCGACCCGCGACTGCGCGCCGCCATCACCGGTTTCGCCTGGGTCGCCACCGCGTGGGTGCCGATGCTGATCCAGTCGGTCGAGCGGGCCGGCGGGCGCACCGACCGGGCGCAGGAGGAGGTGCTGGTCGTCGAGGACGGCGGGAGCCGGCTGCTGCACCACGCGACGCCGTACCTCTCCGACGACACGATCGCCCGGTTGCCGGCCGACGAGCGGTTGCTGGGCTATCTGCCGTACCAGCCGGGAATGTCGCTGTTCGGTCTGCCACGCGCGCTGGCCGGCGACGCCTGGTGGACCGACGCCCGGATCTGGTTCCTGCTCGCCACCACCGCCGCCTTGGGTCTCACGATCGCTTTGGTACGCGGCCCGCGCGTGCTGCGGGCCGTGCAGCTGACCACGGTGCTGCCCGTCTGCGCGCTGACCGCCGCCACCGGCGGTGACGACCTGCCGGTGCTGGCGCTGTGCCTGCTGGCCCTCGCGCTCTGCGCCCGCGAGCGCTGGGGGTGGGCCGGGGTCGCCGCCGGGCTGGCCGCCGCGCTCAAGCTGCTGGCGCTGCCGATCCTCGCGGTGCTCATCATCCACGCGCTGACCCGGCGACGGCTGGGGCGGTTCGCGCTGGGCGCGCTCGGGCTGCCGGTGCTCGCGGTGGTGCCGCCGCTGCTGCGCGATCCGGGCGCGCTGGTCGACAACGTGATCGGCTTCCCGCTCGGGCACGGCGTGGTCACCAGCCCGGCGGCCTCGCCGTTTCCCGGGCGGCTGATCGCCACCGGCCTGCCGGCGGGGCGCGTCATCGCGCTCGGTCTGCTGCTGCTCGCGGGCCTGGCCATCGCGGTGTGGCTGGTCCGCCGGCCACCGACGACCGCTGCGGCGGCGGCGCTGATCAGCGGGTACGGGCTGCTGGCGGCGATCTTCCTGATGCCGTCGACGCGGTTCGGCTACCTGTTGTACCCGGTGGCGCTGCTGGCCTGGGCGCCGGCGCTGACGGCCGCGGCCAGCGTCACCGAGCGCCCCGATCGCGTGGAAGAAGCGGCGGACGGGCGCGCGACGGCGTACACCTGA
- a CDS encoding replicative DNA helicase has translation MRGGRPNQDAPQPRRDGDGGFDKTPPQDVAAEQSVLGGMLLSKDAIADVVEILKTGDFYRPIHATVFDAILDLYGRGEPADAVTVAASLADAGDLVRIGGAPYLQTLMASVPTAANAGYYARIVAERAVLRRLVEAGTRIVQLGYGSAAGSGRDVDDVVDLAQQAIYDVTEKRVSEDFAILADMLQPTLDEIEAVGAQGGVMTGVPTGFTDLDRLLNGLHPGQLVIVAGRPGLGKSTASMDFARNAAIRHNCASAIFSLEMSKVEIVMRLLSAEARVPLHVLRSGQLSDDDWTKLARRMGEISEAPLFVDDTPNMNLMEIRAKARRLKQRHDLKMIVVDYLQLMSSPKRTESRQQEVAELSRGLKLLAKEVECPVIAVSQLNRGPEQRTDKRPQLSDLRESGCLTATTRVIRADTNAEVTLGELLASGARDTPVWALDERLKYTPRTMTHVFPSGRRETFRLRLASGKTIDATANHPFLSFDGWRALGDLSVGSRIGVPRHIPAPETMAPAWADDEVVLLAHMLGDGSFVKRQPIRYASIDEQNLRAVTDAARHFGVTAVRDDYEQARVTTLRLPAPYPLARGRRNPIAAWLDGLGLFGLRSHEKFVPASLMGLEKRQVRLFLRHLWATDGSVTMTRGGRGGRVYYASTSRRLLDDVSRLLLRFGITTRIRTVSSKAVRAQYTLDVSGRDDQLRFLREIGVHGARSANCELLLAALEGGVSNTNVDTVPLEVWTRVRAALIERGMSHRQFASAMRTQFSGSAMWKCAPSRPRLARVAQILGDADLELHATNDIFWDEIVAIEPLGMQDVFDATVLGTHNFIANGIATHNSIEQDADVVILLHRDDYYDKESPRAGEADFIVAKHRNGPTDTVTVAAQLHLSRFVDMAI, from the coding sequence GTGCGCGGCGGGCGCCCCAACCAGGATGCCCCGCAACCCAGGCGCGACGGCGACGGCGGATTCGACAAGACGCCGCCCCAGGACGTCGCGGCCGAGCAGAGCGTGCTGGGCGGCATGCTGCTCTCCAAGGACGCGATCGCCGATGTCGTCGAGATCCTCAAGACCGGCGACTTCTACCGCCCGATCCACGCCACCGTCTTCGACGCGATCCTCGACCTCTACGGCCGCGGCGAGCCGGCCGACGCGGTGACGGTCGCGGCCTCGCTGGCCGACGCGGGCGACCTGGTGCGCATCGGCGGCGCCCCCTACCTGCAGACGCTGATGGCCAGCGTGCCTACTGCGGCCAACGCGGGCTACTACGCGCGCATCGTGGCCGAGCGGGCCGTGCTGCGCCGCCTGGTCGAGGCGGGCACCCGGATCGTCCAGCTCGGCTACGGCTCCGCGGCGGGCAGCGGCCGCGACGTCGACGACGTGGTCGACCTCGCCCAGCAGGCGATTTATGACGTCACCGAGAAGCGGGTCAGCGAAGACTTCGCGATCCTCGCCGACATGCTCCAGCCCACCCTCGACGAGATCGAAGCGGTCGGGGCACAGGGCGGCGTGATGACCGGCGTCCCGACCGGCTTCACCGACCTCGACCGGCTCCTCAACGGCCTGCACCCCGGCCAACTGGTGATCGTTGCGGGAAGGCCTGGTTTAGGGAAGAGCACGGCCTCAATGGACTTTGCCCGAAATGCCGCTATCAGGCACAACTGCGCCAGCGCTATCTTCTCGCTCGAAATGAGCAAGGTTGAGATCGTTATGCGGCTGCTCAGCGCCGAGGCGCGGGTGCCGCTGCACGTGCTCCGGTCCGGGCAGCTGTCCGACGACGACTGGACCAAGCTGGCCCGCCGCATGGGCGAGATCAGCGAGGCGCCGCTGTTCGTCGACGACACGCCCAACATGAACCTGATGGAGATCCGGGCCAAGGCGCGCCGGCTCAAGCAACGCCACGACCTCAAGATGATCGTGGTCGACTACCTCCAGCTGATGAGCTCGCCCAAGCGCACCGAGAGCCGGCAGCAAGAGGTCGCCGAACTGTCGCGTGGCCTCAAGCTGCTCGCCAAAGAGGTCGAGTGCCCGGTGATCGCGGTGAGTCAGCTCAACCGTGGCCCCGAGCAGCGCACCGACAAGCGCCCGCAACTGTCCGATTTGCGTGAGTCGGGCTGTCTGACGGCCACGACGCGGGTGATACGCGCCGACACCAACGCCGAGGTGACACTCGGCGAGCTGCTTGCCTCGGGCGCCCGTGACACACCGGTGTGGGCGCTCGACGAGCGGCTCAAATACACCCCGCGCACGATGACCCACGTCTTCCCAAGTGGTCGCAGAGAGACGTTTCGGCTGCGGCTGGCTTCGGGCAAGACGATCGACGCGACCGCCAACCATCCCTTCCTGTCGTTCGACGGCTGGCGTGCGTTGGGAGATCTTTCTGTTGGGTCACGCATCGGCGTCCCGCGACACATCCCCGCGCCGGAGACCATGGCGCCGGCGTGGGCTGACGACGAGGTCGTGTTGTTGGCGCACATGCTCGGCGACGGCTCCTTCGTCAAGCGTCAACCCATCCGCTACGCGAGCATCGACGAGCAGAACTTGCGAGCCGTGACAGACGCTGCTCGGCATTTTGGTGTCACCGCCGTCCGCGACGACTACGAGCAGGCGCGAGTCACTACCTTGCGCTTGCCCGCGCCATACCCGCTCGCCCGAGGGCGGCGTAACCCCATCGCCGCGTGGCTGGACGGCTTGGGCCTATTCGGGCTCCGCTCACACGAGAAGTTCGTGCCGGCTTCCTTGATGGGCCTGGAGAAGCGGCAGGTTCGACTTTTCCTCCGCCACCTCTGGGCGACTGACGGTTCGGTGACCATGACCCGTGGCGGACGCGGTGGCCGCGTCTACTACGCCAGCACGAGCCGTCGCCTGCTCGACGATGTGAGTCGGCTGTTGCTGCGCTTCGGCATCACAACCCGCATCAGGACTGTTTCGAGCAAGGCTGTCCGAGCGCAATACACCCTCGACGTCTCAGGCCGCGACGACCAGTTGCGATTCCTCCGCGAGATCGGGGTTCACGGCGCCCGGTCGGCGAATTGCGAGCTGTTGTTGGCCGCTCTCGAAGGCGGCGTCAGCAACACCAACGTCGACACCGTTCCGCTAGAGGTGTGGACTCGCGTACGCGCCGCTCTGATCGAGCGAGGGATGAGCCACCGCCAGTTCGCCTCGGCGATGCGCACGCAGTTCAGCGGCAGCGCGATGTGGAAGTGCGCACCGAGCAGACCACGGTTGGCCCGGGTGGCGCAAATCCTCGGTGATGCCGACCTCGAACTGCATGCGACGAACGACATATTCTGGGACGAGATCGTGGCGATCGAACCGCTCGGCATGCAGGACGTGTTCGATGCGACCGTTCTCGGCACGCACAACTTCATCGCCAACGGCATCGCGACCCACAATTCGATCGAGCAGGACGCCGACGTCGTGATCCTGTTGCACCGCGACGACTACTACGACAAGGAGTCGCCGCGGGCGGGCGAGGCCGACTTCATCGTGGCCAAGCACCGAAACGGCCCGACCGACACCGTCACCGTCGCCGCCCAGCTCCACCTGTCCCGCTTCGTCGACATGGCGATTTAA
- a CDS encoding maleylpyruvate isomerase N-terminal domain-containing protein — MTAPAGAAALAAAYDAVTAVVLPLTDDDLLRPTRCRGWVIADVVHHLLQDARRALVTFASPAPGPSDVDHVSYWSAYPGSGDAAASQHNAWLTRRAASAYDRPSAIVAVWASTAPAAARAAAAADATSFVATQGHVLSVPDFVATLVTEAVVHHLDLTVDLPSAPEPPASALAVAVSTMDGLLSDEVVRPVGWSSKEFLLKASGREALTPRDRVALGEAAGWFPLLS; from the coding sequence ATGACGGCTCCTGCCGGCGCTGCCGCCCTCGCCGCCGCCTACGACGCGGTCACCGCGGTGGTGCTGCCGCTGACCGACGACGACCTGCTGCGACCCACCCGATGCCGGGGCTGGGTGATCGCCGACGTGGTGCACCACCTGCTGCAGGACGCGCGGCGGGCACTGGTGACGTTCGCCAGCCCGGCTCCCGGGCCGTCCGATGTGGACCACGTGAGCTACTGGTCGGCGTACCCGGGCAGTGGTGATGCGGCGGCTAGCCAGCACAACGCGTGGTTGACCAGGCGGGCGGCTTCGGCGTACGACCGGCCGTCGGCGATTGTCGCGGTGTGGGCGTCGACCGCGCCGGCGGCCGCCCGCGCCGCCGCGGCCGCGGACGCCACGTCGTTCGTGGCGACGCAGGGGCATGTGCTGTCGGTGCCCGACTTCGTCGCCACGCTGGTGACCGAGGCCGTGGTGCATCATCTCGACCTGACCGTCGACCTCCCGTCGGCGCCGGAACCGCCGGCGTCCGCGCTGGCCGTCGCCGTGTCCACGATGGACGGTTTGCTCAGCGACGAGGTCGTGCGGCCGGTGGGCTGGTCGTCGAAGGAGTTCCTGCTCAAGGCGAGCGGCCGGGAGGCACTGACACCGCGGGACCGGGTCGCGCTCGGCGAGGCCGCGGGCTGGTTTCCGCTCTTGTCTTAA
- a CDS encoding phosphoribosyltransferase family protein, producing the protein MDGSSFPDRAAAGAVLADALGGYAGRTDVLVLGLVRGGIPVAAAVAGRLDVALDALVIRKLGVPWSPEVAFGALGPGGVMVVNDDVAARLEQGDVDAVVSRESAELSRREAIYRRGRPPLSLAGTVAVLVDDGLATGASARAAVAVARALSAARVVLAVPVGSVRALRALEPLVDELVCPLRPAPFGAVSEFYDDFHQVSDREVAAALDSARVRPPGTV; encoded by the coding sequence GTGGACGGCTCCTCCTTCCCTGACCGGGCAGCGGCCGGCGCGGTGCTGGCGGACGCCTTGGGCGGCTATGCCGGCCGGACCGACGTGCTGGTGCTCGGGCTGGTGCGGGGCGGCATCCCCGTCGCGGCCGCGGTCGCGGGGCGGCTGGACGTCGCGCTCGATGCCCTGGTGATCCGCAAGCTGGGCGTGCCGTGGTCGCCGGAGGTCGCGTTCGGCGCGCTCGGCCCCGGGGGCGTGATGGTGGTGAACGACGACGTGGCGGCCCGGCTCGAGCAGGGCGACGTCGACGCGGTGGTTTCACGTGAATCGGCGGAGCTGTCCCGGCGGGAGGCGATCTATCGCCGCGGGCGACCGCCGTTGTCGTTGGCCGGGACGGTGGCGGTGCTGGTCGACGACGGCCTGGCGACGGGCGCGTCGGCGCGGGCGGCGGTCGCGGTGGCCCGGGCGCTGTCCGCGGCGCGGGTCGTGCTCGCGGTGCCGGTCGGCTCGGTGCGGGCCCTGCGTGCCCTGGAACCGCTGGTCGACGAGCTGGTCTGCCCGCTGCGGCCGGCGCCGTTCGGCGCGGTCAGCGAGTTCTACGACGACTTCCACCAGGTGTCCGACCGCGAGGTGGCCGCAGCGCTGGACTCGGCCCGCGTGCGTCCACCCGGTACCGTCTAG
- a CDS encoding bifunctional diguanylate cyclase/phosphodiesterase produces the protein MTDEPKTHHNATDRQLRLLVGLVVFLAAVAIAASIYMIATKRVENPSLLTLGALTVAATASNRAMLNVRIRANKYGQSWTEIVTLVGLTVAPPPWVVVCTAVGIVIGRVLGRVSPLKVAFGASKDAVSAAAGAGVMYAGGTAFVTGDPQFHILSLVLAFLTVTVVDELLVHPVVALATRTPLSQQFRRYLDIRIGFGLARLVVALFIVWLLSLNRDAQVLLVAPLLILTLHLWYSNRIRKRDERISWQRLASSAEALNDVDLRRVMEVAVEWTPDLFSADGAEVEVFHTDPPRLVRGLGGKVDPPGAGEWPTDTFVITTVLEDRTDSKPIGELRLHFSGPVQLNEMEIYKLRTFASALNTAIHNASAYAELERVAVVHAHDAAHDALTGLANRRQLLDHGQRLISDEHANGVVALLLLDLNHFKEVNDTLGHAAGDEVLKQVAQRLGGAARTDDLVARLGGDEFAVLLTGLPAPAVAAHRAERLIRALQEPMEVEGMQITVEASGGIATAPSTGGIAELLRRADVAMYQAKRSGLRIATYSHARDTADIGRFAMTGGLTSAVADGTLTVDFQPIVDLASGEVLAAEALARWHHPDHGTVDPLRFLETVERSGLLPAFAEAVLDQALLACSSWREAGFDLPVAVNVAPRSLLDPRFPGSVTTRLRTHDLPPDRLILELTETLTISQLEVVDQVLGRLRDEGVRLALDDFGTGYSSLSVLSRIPVHELKIDKQFVTAMETSPEAGAVIRSTVDLGRSLDLAVVAEGVDSEPQRRALWELGCTAGQGQLFARPMTAARLLASLHRGSGGRPGTLAPALHDEGAVIRLSPRRAVPRQRSERLPHLGG, from the coding sequence TTGACCGACGAACCGAAGACCCACCACAACGCGACCGATCGGCAGCTCCGGCTGCTCGTCGGTCTCGTGGTGTTTCTGGCCGCCGTCGCGATCGCAGCGTCGATTTATATGATCGCCACGAAAAGGGTCGAAAATCCGTCTCTATTGACATTAGGTGCATTGACCGTCGCGGCGACGGCGTCCAACCGGGCGATGCTGAACGTACGCATCCGAGCCAACAAATATGGCCAGTCCTGGACCGAGATCGTCACCCTCGTCGGGTTGACCGTCGCCCCGCCACCGTGGGTTGTGGTGTGCACCGCGGTCGGCATCGTCATCGGTCGGGTGCTTGGGCGGGTCAGTCCTCTCAAAGTTGCCTTCGGCGCCAGCAAGGACGCGGTGTCGGCGGCCGCGGGAGCTGGCGTCATGTATGCCGGCGGTACCGCTTTCGTCACCGGCGACCCGCAGTTCCACATCCTGTCTCTAGTGCTCGCCTTCCTTACCGTGACCGTGGTCGACGAGTTGCTGGTCCACCCCGTGGTGGCCCTCGCCACGCGCACACCGCTCTCCCAGCAGTTCCGTCGCTACCTCGACATCAGGATCGGCTTCGGCCTGGCCCGACTGGTGGTGGCGCTGTTCATCGTCTGGCTCCTGTCTCTCAACCGCGACGCCCAGGTCTTGCTGGTCGCGCCGCTGCTGATCCTGACCCTGCATCTCTGGTACTCGAATCGGATCCGGAAGCGCGACGAGCGCATCTCGTGGCAACGGCTCGCCAGCTCGGCGGAGGCACTCAACGACGTCGACCTGCGTCGCGTCATGGAGGTCGCGGTCGAGTGGACGCCTGATCTCTTCTCCGCCGACGGGGCGGAGGTCGAGGTTTTCCACACCGACCCGCCACGGTTGGTGCGTGGCCTCGGCGGCAAGGTCGATCCACCTGGTGCGGGCGAGTGGCCGACTGACACCTTCGTGATCACGACGGTGCTCGAGGATCGCACAGACAGCAAACCCATCGGCGAGCTGCGGTTGCATTTCAGCGGCCCGGTGCAGCTCAACGAGATGGAGATCTACAAGCTGCGCACCTTCGCATCCGCTCTGAACACCGCGATCCACAACGCGTCCGCATACGCGGAGCTCGAGCGGGTCGCGGTCGTGCACGCACACGACGCGGCGCACGATGCGCTGACTGGGCTGGCCAATCGCCGTCAGCTACTCGACCACGGCCAGAGGTTGATCTCGGACGAGCACGCCAACGGCGTCGTGGCGTTGCTTCTGCTGGACCTCAATCATTTCAAGGAGGTCAACGACACTCTGGGTCACGCAGCCGGCGACGAGGTGCTCAAGCAGGTCGCCCAGCGGCTCGGGGGCGCCGCCCGCACCGACGACCTGGTGGCCCGCCTAGGCGGCGACGAGTTCGCCGTCCTGCTGACCGGCCTGCCCGCACCTGCGGTCGCAGCCCACCGGGCGGAGCGGCTGATCCGTGCCCTGCAGGAGCCCATGGAGGTCGAGGGCATGCAGATCACCGTCGAGGCCAGTGGGGGGATCGCGACGGCGCCGAGCACCGGGGGGATCGCCGAACTGCTGCGGCGGGCCGATGTCGCCATGTACCAGGCCAAGCGGTCCGGGCTGCGAATCGCCACCTACTCGCACGCGCGGGACACCGCTGACATCGGCCGGTTCGCGATGACCGGGGGCCTGACCAGCGCGGTCGCCGACGGGACGCTCACCGTCGACTTCCAGCCGATCGTCGACCTGGCCAGCGGTGAGGTGCTCGCGGCCGAGGCGCTGGCCCGCTGGCACCACCCCGATCACGGCACCGTCGATCCGCTGCGGTTCCTGGAGACGGTCGAGCGCAGTGGGTTGCTGCCGGCGTTCGCCGAGGCCGTGCTCGACCAGGCGTTGCTGGCCTGCTCATCGTGGCGGGAGGCGGGCTTCGACCTGCCGGTCGCGGTCAACGTCGCACCGCGCAGCCTGCTCGACCCGCGCTTCCCGGGCTCGGTGACGACCCGGCTGCGTACGCACGACCTGCCGCCCGATCGGCTCATCCTCGAGCTGACCGAGACCTTGACGATCAGCCAGCTCGAGGTGGTCGACCAGGTGCTCGGCCGGCTGCGCGACGAGGGTGTGCGGCTGGCGCTCGACGACTTCGGCACCGGGTACTCGTCGTTGTCGGTGTTGTCGCGGATCCCCGTACACGAGTTGAAGATCGACAAGCAGTTCGTCACCGCCATGGAGACCTCGCCCGAGGCCGGCGCGGTGATCCGGTCCACCGTCGACCTCGGGCGCAGCCTCGACCTCGCGGTGGTGGCCGAGGGCGTCGACAGCGAGCCGCAGCGGCGCGCGCTCTGGGAGCTCGGCTGCACGGCCGGGCAGGGGCAGCTGTTCGCGCGCCCGATGACCGCCGCACGGCTGCTCGCGTCGCTGCACCGCGGCTCGGGCGGGCGGCCTGGCACCCTCGCGCCTGCGCTGCACGACGAAGGGGCGGTGATCCGGCTCAGTCCGCGGCGGGCGGTGCCGCGACAGCGCAGCGAGCGTTTGCCACACTTGGGCGGATGA